The Candidatus Methylomirabilota bacterium genome segment TCGTCGCGGGCAGGCCCGTGAGCGTCGCGAACGAGATCCAGAAGAGGAGGTCGAGGTAGGGGCGCGGACCCGCCGGCGTCGCGAGCACGCGATCAACTAGCGTCGTGTGATCGTGCGGGAACGCGGGCACGAACGCGGTCGGCAGGAGGAACGCGTCGTGGGTGGCAAAGTACGCCTGCCAGATCCCGCGCGCGGCGCGGCGCCGGCCGTCGGCGGCCTGGATGTCCCTCGGCAGCGCCGTCAGCGCGAGCGCTCGCTTGGCACGGAACGAGCCGTCCTGGTTGGCCGCGAGCCGGCGTAGCTCGTCGAGCTGGTCGTCGCTCGGCCGCCCGGTGAAGAACGCGTTAAAGAGGAACAGGTAGGCGTCGTACTGCTCCCCGACGTTCACGCCGGGGGGCCAGCCCTCCTCGAGCCGGGCGCCCGCCTTGCGGAGCGCGTCGATCGTCGCCGCGAGCGCGTCGCCGACCTCGGGGGAGACGGGGCAGCGCGGATCGTCCAGCACGAAGCCGATCCGGTAGTCGCCGAGTCGCGCGCCCCGCGCCGGCGGCAGCGACCAACGGTACGCCCGCGCCTCGGCCTCGTCGGGCCCGCCCAGCACCTCCATCGCCGCGCGCAGGTCGGCAGCGGAGCGCGCGAGCGGCCCGACCACCGGCAGTGTCGAGGGCGGCGTGGCCGGAATGGGGGGCGGCGGCGGGATGTGGCCGCGCATCGGCACGACGTCGAGGGTCGGCTTGTGGCCGTAGACGCCGCAGAAGTGGGCCGGGATGCGGATCGAGCCAGCGACGTCGCTGCCGGGCTCGAGATAGCTGAGGCCGGCGGCGAGCGCGGCCGCGCCGCCGCCGGTCGAGCCGCCCGGTGTCCGCGAGACGTCCCACGGGTTGTTCGTCCGGCCGAAGACGTCGTTGTAGCTCTGCCAGTCGGATGCCCAGATCGGCACGTTCGTCTTGCCGAGGATCACGGCGCCGGCCCTCTTGAGGCGCTCGACGACGACCGCGTCCCGCGGCGGCACGTGATCCTTCAGGGTCGGCGAGCCCGCGGTCGTCCTGACGCCCGCCACTTCCAGGGTGTCCTTCACCGTGCACGGGACGCCGTGGAACGGCCCCCACCACTGGCCGCGCGCCCGCGCCTCGTCGGCGGCCTTCGCGCGCGCCAGGGCCGCGTCGGCGGTGAGCGTCACGATGGCGTTGAGCTTCGAGTTGAGCCGCTGGATGCGGTCGAGCACGCGCGTGGTCAGCTCGAGCGCGGAGACTCGCCCCTCGCGGATCGCGCGCGCGGCTTCGAGGGCCGAGGCGAAGTCGAGATCGGGAACGGCGGCGCGCGGCGCCGCCGGGCGCAGGAGCGTCGCCGCGGCGAGCGCGGCACCGCCTCCGAGGAACTCCCGCCGGGTCAGGCGCGAGGGCGGCACGCGGCCGAGTCTAGCCGCCCTTGAGCCGCGGGTCCAGCAGGTCGCGGAGGGCGTCGCCCAACATGTTGAAGCCGAAGACGGCGAGCGAGAGCGCGACCGCCGGCCAGATCGCCAGCCAGGGCGCCTGGTACATGTGGTCGAGCCCGGCGAGGGAGAGCATCCCGCCCCAGGTCGGGTAGGGCGGCGGCACGCCGAGGCCGAGGAACGAGAGGCTCGCCTCGGTCAGGATCACCGTCGAGAGCCCCGTGGTCGCGACGACGATGATGGTCGGCATCACGTTCGGCAGGATGTGCGCGAGCGTGGTGCGGACGTGACCGGCGCCGAGCGCCCGCGCGCTCTCGACGAACGTGTGCTCCTTGATCGAGAGCGCCACGCCACGGATGATCCGCGAGTTCTGGATGCCGAACGCGACGCCCAGGACGACCGTGATGTTCCAGGCGCTCGGGCCGAGCAGCGACATGATGGACATCAGGAGCAGGAGCGGCGGGAACGCCATCCACGCGTCCACGCCGCGCTGGAGCAGCAGGTCGAGCCGGCCGCCGAAGTAGGCCGAGAGCACGCCGATCACCGTCGCGAGGACGCTGCCCAGCGCGACGGCGCCGAACCCCACGTAGAGCGAGATCCGCGCGCCGTACATGAGGCGCGTCAGGAGATCGCGGCCGAGCTGGTCGGTGCCGAGCCAGTGCGCCGGGCTCATGGTGATGAAGCGCTCGCGCAGGCTCGTCTGGGCGAAGCCGTAGGGCGTGATCCAGTCCGCCAGGACCGCCGCCGCGAGCATCACGAGCACGATCGCGCCGCCGATGGTCCCGAGCGGCTTCCTCCGCAGCATCTGGATCCACACGTCCGCATACCACGCGCGTGTGGCAGGGCGGCGTTCGCGCGCGCTGGTCCGCCGCAGTTCGAGCGCCGGCCTTGCCGGCGCAATCGACTCCTGGGGGGAGGTATCGGAAGGGGGGCGAAGCCCTCCTCCGAGTTTAGTAGCGAATCCGCGGGTCCAGATACGCATACGAGAGGTCGATGAGGAGGTTCAGGCCGACGACCATCGCCGCGATGATCAGGTTCACCGACTGCACCACGGGATAATCGAGCTTCGTGAGCGCCTCGAAGAAGAAGAGCCCGACGCCGGGCAGGCGGAAGATCGCCTCGATGATGACCGAGCCGCCGATGTACAGCGGGGTCTGGAGGCCGATGAGGCTGATCACGGGGATCAGCGCGTTCTTCAGCGCGTGGCGGAGGACGATCGTCCGCTCGCTGAGCCCCTTCGACCACGCCGTGCGGATGTACTCCTGGCGGAGCACGTCGAGGAGCGCCGAGCGCATGATCCGCATGATCGGGCCCGCGCGCGTCACGCCGAAGACGAGCGCCGGCACCAGCATGATCTTGAGGTTCTCGAGGGGGCTCGCGCTGAAGGCGACGTAGGTCCACAGAGGCGTCCACTTGAAGTAGATGGACGGGAGCACCACGACGAGCACCGCGAGGCCGAAGTAGGGGACCGAGAGCGCCAGGATCGCCAGCACGCGGCCGACGTAGTCGGACGCGGTGTCCTGGCGCACCGCCGACACGATGCCCACGACGACACCGATGACGACCGAGATCAGGATGGTCAGCGCCGCGAGCTCGAGCGTCACGGGAAACCGCCGGACGAACTCCTCGAGGATCGGCTGGCGCGTCCAGTAGGAATTCCCGAAGTCCCCCCGAAGGACGATCCCCCCGATCCATTCGACGTACTGCACGTGCACCGGGCGGTCCAGGCCGAGGTCGTGCCGGAGCGCCGCCAACGTCGGCGCGTACGCGTGGCCCTCGACCATGCGCGTGACGACGTCGCCGGGCATGAGCCGCATCATCGCGAACACGATGACGCTGACGAGGAACAGCGTCGGGACCGCGAGCGCCGCCCGGCGGAGGACGTAGCGCTTCACGCGACCGCCTCACTCATCGGCCGCCCGGCCGCCGCGCCGAGAAGACGAGCGCCCGCAGCCGGCATCGCATCGGCCGATCGCCGAGCTCGGCGGCGAGCCTCCCGGCCACGGCGTGCTTGATCTCGGCAAGCAGCTCCGGGCGCCGCTCCACGATGGCCGTGTAGATCGGGTTCCCCT includes the following:
- a CDS encoding ABC transporter permease, which encodes MKRYVLRRAALAVPTLFLVSVIVFAMMRLMPGDVVTRMVEGHAYAPTLAALRHDLGLDRPVHVQYVEWIGGIVLRGDFGNSYWTRQPILEEFVRRFPVTLELAALTILISVVIGVVVGIVSAVRQDTASDYVGRVLAILALSVPYFGLAVLVVVLPSIYFKWTPLWTYVAFSASPLENLKIMLVPALVFGVTRAGPIMRIMRSALLDVLRQEYIRTAWSKGLSERTIVLRHALKNALIPVISLIGLQTPLYIGGSVIIEAIFRLPGVGLFFFEALTKLDYPVVQSVNLIIAAMVVGLNLLIDLSYAYLDPRIRY
- a CDS encoding amidase, coding for MPPSRLTRREFLGGGAALAAATLLRPAAPRAAVPDLDFASALEAARAIREGRVSALELTTRVLDRIQRLNSKLNAIVTLTADAALARAKAADEARARGQWWGPFHGVPCTVKDTLEVAGVRTTAGSPTLKDHVPPRDAVVVERLKRAGAVILGKTNVPIWASDWQSYNDVFGRTNNPWDVSRTPGGSTGGGAAALAAGLSYLEPGSDVAGSIRIPAHFCGVYGHKPTLDVVPMRGHIPPPPPIPATPPSTLPVVGPLARSAADLRAAMEVLGGPDEAEARAYRWSLPPARGARLGDYRIGFVLDDPRCPVSPEVGDALAATIDALRKAGARLEEGWPPGVNVGEQYDAYLFLFNAFFTGRPSDDQLDELRRLAANQDGSFRAKRALALTALPRDIQAADGRRRAARGIWQAYFATHDAFLLPTAFVPAFPHDHTTLVDRVLATPAGPRPYLDLLFWISFATLTGLPATTAPVGLTRGGLPVGIQIMGPYLEDATPIDVAERLGGVVGGFKPPPGF
- a CDS encoding ABC transporter permease, which produces MWIQMLRRKPLGTIGGAIVLVMLAAAVLADWITPYGFAQTSLRERFITMSPAHWLGTDQLGRDLLTRLMYGARISLYVGFGAVALGSVLATVIGVLSAYFGGRLDLLLQRGVDAWMAFPPLLLLMSIMSLLGPSAWNITVVLGVAFGIQNSRIIRGVALSIKEHTFVESARALGAGHVRTTLAHILPNVMPTIIVVATTGLSTVILTEASLSFLGLGVPPPYPTWGGMLSLAGLDHMYQAPWLAIWPAVALSLAVFGFNMLGDALRDLLDPRLKGG